The Labeo rohita strain BAU-BD-2019 unplaced genomic scaffold, IGBB_LRoh.1.0 scaffold_453, whole genome shotgun sequence genome contains a region encoding:
- the LOC127160781 gene encoding sodium- and chloride-dependent GABA transporter 2, translated as MEETRDKSIADGEAMEPEGQKGSTEKNTEAREKWANKTEFLLSMAGEIIGLGNVWRFPYLCYKNGGGVFFIPYFIFLFFCGIPIFFLETALGQYTSEGGITAWRKICPMFEGVGVASQVIVIYLNIYYIVVLAWALFYLFNSFWSTLPWTSCDNYWNTVNCHNISITYTGLHRPEADWSFLYNETDKYDNHSMSFQNESEWPPFKVISPEQEYWFHRMLRVANSGGLGSVNADLAMCLLLAWVICYFCIFKGVKTTGKVVYFTATFPYLMLFILFIRGVTLPGAGTGIIYYLYPDISKLSNPDVSAHNPCFPFHMLSVLSSI; from the exons ATGGAGGAGACTAGAGATAAAAGCATTGCTGATGGGGAAGCTATGGAGCCAGAGGGCCAGAAAGGGAGCACGGAAAAGAACACAGAGGCCAGGGAGAAATGGGCCAACAAGACTGAGTTCCTGCTGTCCATGGCTGGAGAGATTATCGGACTGGGGAACGTGTGGCGCTTCCCTTACCTGTGCTACAAAAATGGAGGAG GTGTTTTCTTCATCCCTTATTTCATCTtccttttcttttgtggaaTCCCAATATTCTTCCTTGAGACGGCATTAGGCCAATACACCAGTGAGGGGGGGATCACtgcatggagaaaaatctgccCTATGTTTGAAG gTGTAGGCGTTGCCTCCCAAGTTATAGTGATTTACctgaatatatattacattgtgGTCCTGGCCTGGGCTCTGTTTTATCTATTCAACTCATTCTGGAGTACTCTACCTTGGACTTCCTGCGACAATTATTGGAACACAG TGAACTGCCACAATATAAGTATTACCTACACAGGTTTACACAGACCTGAAGCTGACTGGTCTTTCCTCTACAACGAAACGGATAAATATGATAACCACAGCATGAG TTTTCAAAATGAATCTGAATGGCCGCCTTTTAAAGTGATCTCCCCAGAACAAGAGTACTGGTT CCATCGTATGTTGCGGGTGGCAAACAGTGGTGGTCTGGGAAGTGTAAATGCTGATCTTGCCATGTGTCTTCTTTTGGCTTGGGTCATCTGTTATTTCTGCATCTTTAAAGGAGTCAAGACCACAGGCAAG GTTGTGTACTTCACTGCCACATTCCCGTACTTAATGTTGTTCATCCTTTTCATCAGAGGAGTGACTCTGCCAGGAGCTGGAACtggaattatttattatctataTCCTGATATCAGTAAGCTCTCTAATCCTGATGTAAGTGCACACAATCCCTGCTTCCCATTTCACATGCTATCTGTGCTCAGTAGTATCTGA
- the LOC127160778 gene encoding protein mono-ADP-ribosyltransferase PARP11-like, whose amino-acid sequence MDCEAIVKHLESSEDLQKPTDEESCEEEMDTSEAKWRWFYLAECGVWHMFEEVPSTGCSVTNEQIEQNYIKNQHATVDFYTAKYTYKLDFSAMKQVNVTTGKERPIKRALHSATDFRFICDNPALPVPSHWEKINTEEPYQLIALCRDTFEYKEVARLYERTMSQPIRSIQRVQNLDLWEFFCRKKAQLRKIKHVVDVEEKMLFHGTGHSNIQAICTYNFDWRLTGSHGDVYGKGSYFARDARYSSKFCHSTSKHNFILQKHGLAPPVFQSDPPYKCMFLARVIVGEYTLGHPQYCRPPSKDMSIANFFDSCVDDMMSPKIFVIFDSNQIYPEYLIEFY is encoded by the exons ATGGACTGTGAGGCCATTGTCAAGCATTTGGAGAGCTCAGAAGACCTCCAGAAGCCCACTGATGAAGAGTCATGTGAGGAGGAAATGGACACTTCAGAGGCAAAGTGGCGCTGGTTCTACCTTGCCGAGTGTGGCGTCTGGCATATGTTTGAA GAAGTTCCCAGCACAGGTTGCTCTGTCACCAATGAACAAATTGAACAAAActacatcaagaatcagcatgcTACAGTGGACTTCTATACTGCTAAATATACCTATAAATTAGACTTTTCTG CTATGAAACAAGTCAATGTGACTACTGGAAAAGAAAGGCCAATCAAAAGGGCATTGCATTCAGCTACTGACTTTAG aTTTATCTGTGATAACCCAGCCCTTCCTGTTCCCAGTCACTGGGAAAAAATTAATACAGAGGAACCCTATCAG CTCATTGCTTTATGCAGAGATACGTTTGAGTACAAAGAAGTAGCTCGGTTATATGAGAGAACCATGAGCCAGCCCATCAGATCCATTCAAAGAGTACAGAACCTGGACCTGTGGGAATTTTTCTGCAG GAAAAAGGCCCAGTTGAGAAAGATAAAACATGTTGTAGATGTTGAAGAAAAGATGCTTTTTCATGGAACTGGTCACAGTAACATACAGGCCATATGCACATACAACTTCGATTGGCGTCTCACAGGAAGCCACGGTGACGTCTATGGCAAAG GAAGCTATTTTGCACGCGACGCAAGGTATTCCAGCAAGTTCTGTCATTCGACTAGCAAGCACAACTTTATCCTACAGAAACACGGTCTAGCGCCCCCTGTTTTCCAGAGTGACCCACCGTACAAGTGTATGTTCCTGGCACGGGTTATAGTTGGGGAATATACATTGGGTCACCCCCAGTACTGCAGACCACCTTCTAAAGACATGAGCATTGCCAACTTTTTCGACAGCTGTGTGGATGACATGATGAGCCCGAAAATCTTTGTTATATTCGACAGCAACCAGATCTATCCGGAATACCTGATTGAGTTTTACTGA
- the ftr64 gene encoding finTRIM family, member 64 isoform X1 → MAEASISVAQDQFSCPVCLDLLKDPVTIPCGHSYCMDCITGCWNQDDQRGVYSCPQCRQTFTPKPALCKNVVFAEMMEKLKKTKFHSAVPAHCYAGPGDVECDICTGKKCKAVKSCLVCLNSYCQNHLEQHEDFFKGKKHNLMDATGRLKEMICCKHDKQLDIYCRIDQQCICYLCGMDEHKNHATVTAAEERMEKQKQLGKAKIEFKKRIQQKEKEVQELRETVESHKRSALAAVKDSEKVFTELICSIERCRSEVTQLIRDQEKAAVSRAERLLKRLEQEINDLKKRDAELEQLSHRDDHILFLQSFQSFSVPPKFTDVPITSSSPLSFDDVAKSVSLLREKLEDFCKQEIERISGKGEVLAIYLCSNIRLHHVTCKCNYIKSSNLKSLMVSIVSYIQTIPTPDPKTRDEFLQYSCQFTLDPNTVNKRLRLSEGNKTAADTGTIQQYPNHPDRFDHTLQVLCKESVCGRCYWELEWSGHGVAISVSYKNIGRKEKGCVFGFNRQSWSLFCSMSSCIFYHGKKHIKCSIPSCFKIGVYVDHSAGTLSFYNISDTMTLIHRVQTTFTQPLFPGFLLSFGSTVKLLL, encoded by the exons ATGGCAGAAGCCAGCATTTCAGTGGCTCAGGACCAGTTCAGCTGTCCAGTTTGTCTGGATCTACTGAAGGATCCAGTGACCATtccctgtggacacagttactgtatgGACTGTATCACAGGCTGCTGGAATCAAGATGATCAGAGGGGAGTTTACAGCTGCCCCCAGTGTAGACAGACCTTCACTCCAAAACCTGCCTTATGCAAAAATGTGGTGTTTGCTGAAATGAtggagaaactgaagaagaCAAAATTCCATTCTGCTGTTCCCGCTCACTGTTATGCTGGACCTGGAGATGTGGAGTGTgacatttgcactggaaaaaaatgcaaagcaGTCAAGTCCTGTTTGGTGTGTCTCAACTCCTACTGTCAAAATCAccttgaacaacatgaggatttttttaaaggtaagAAGCATAACTTGATGGATGCCACTGGACGGCTAAAGGAGATGATCTGCTGCAAACATGATAAACAATTAGACATCTACTGCCGTATTGACCAGCAGTGCATTTGTTATTTGTGTGGAATGGATGAACACAAAAACCATGCCACAGTAACAGCGGCAGAAGAAAGGATGGAGAAGCAG AAACAGCTGGGAAAGGCAAAGATTGAGTTCAAGAAGAGAATCCAGCAGAAGGAGAAAGAGGTTCAGGAGCTGAGAGAGACTGTGGAGTCACACAAG CGCTCTGCACTGGCAGCTGTGAAGGACAGTGAGAAGGTGTTTACTGAGCTGATCTGCTCCATTGAGAGATGCCGCTCTGAGGTGACACAGctgatcagagatcaggaaaaAGCTGCAGTGAGTCGAGCTGAAAGACTCTTGAAgcgactggagcaggagatcaaTGATCTGAAGAAGAGAGAtgctgagctggagcagctttcacacagAGATGATCACATCCTTTTCCTCCAG AGTTTTCAGTCTTTCTCTGTTCCTCCCAAATTTACGGATGTACCCATCACTTCCTCTTCTCCACTTTCTTTTGATGATGTGGCAAAATCTGTCTCCCTGCTTAGAGAAAAACTTGAGGATTTCTGCAAACAGGAGATAGAAAGGATATCTGGTAAAGGTGAAGTGCttgcaatttatttatgttCAAATATTAGACTGCATCATgtaacatgtaaatgtaattacataaaatcatcaaacttaaaatctcTGATGGTTTCCATAGTGTCATATATCCAGACAATTCCCACCCCAGACCCCAAGACCAGGGACGAATTCTTACAGT ATTCCTGTCAGTTCActctggatccaaacacagtaAATAAACGCCTTCGTCTGTCTGAAGGGAACAAAACGGCTGCTGACACAGGCACAATCCAGCAGTATCCCAATCATCCAGATAGATTTGATCATACTCTTCAGGTGTTGTGtaaagagagtgtgtgtggacgctgctACTGGGAGTTGGAGTGGAGTGGCCATGGTGTCGCTATATCAGTATCATATAAGAACATCGGGAGAAAGGAAAAAGGGTGTGTGTTTGGATTCAATCGCCAGTCATGGAGTTTGTTCTGTAGTATGTCGAGTTGCATATTTTATCATggtaaaaaacatattaaatgttCCATACCCAGCTGCTTTAaaataggagtgtatgtggatcacagtgcaggGACTCTGTCCTTTTACAACATCTCTGACACAATGACCCTCATCCACAGAGttcagaccacattcactcagccccTCTTTCCTGGGTTTTTACTCTCTTTTGGATCAACTGTAAAATTGCTCTTGTGA
- the ftr64 gene encoding finTRIM family, member 64 isoform X2 produces MAEASISVAQDQFSCPVCLDLLKDPVTIPCGHSYCMDCITGCWNQDDQRGVYSCPQCRQTFTPKPALCKNVVFAEMMEKLKKTKFHSAVPAHCYAGPGDVECDICTGKKCKAVKSCLVCLNSYCQNHLEQHEDFFKGKKHNLMDATGRLKEMICCKHDKQLDIYCRIDQQCICYLCGMDEHKNHATVTAAEERMEKQKQLGKAKIEFKKRIQQKEKEVQELRETVESHKRSALAAVKDSEKVFTELICSIERCRSEVTQLIRDQEKAAVSRAERLLKRLEQEINDLKKRDAELEQLSHRDDHILFLQSFQSFSVPPKFTDVPITSSSPLSFDDVAKSVSLLREKLEDFCKQEIERISGKVSYIQTIPTPDPKTRDEFLQYSCQFTLDPNTVNKRLRLSEGNKTAADTGTIQQYPNHPDRFDHTLQVLCKESVCGRCYWELEWSGHGVAISVSYKNIGRKEKGCVFGFNRQSWSLFCSMSSCIFYHGKKHIKCSIPSCFKIGVYVDHSAGTLSFYNISDTMTLIHRVQTTFTQPLFPGFLLSFGSTVKLLL; encoded by the exons ATGGCAGAAGCCAGCATTTCAGTGGCTCAGGACCAGTTCAGCTGTCCAGTTTGTCTGGATCTACTGAAGGATCCAGTGACCATtccctgtggacacagttactgtatgGACTGTATCACAGGCTGCTGGAATCAAGATGATCAGAGGGGAGTTTACAGCTGCCCCCAGTGTAGACAGACCTTCACTCCAAAACCTGCCTTATGCAAAAATGTGGTGTTTGCTGAAATGAtggagaaactgaagaagaCAAAATTCCATTCTGCTGTTCCCGCTCACTGTTATGCTGGACCTGGAGATGTGGAGTGTgacatttgcactggaaaaaaatgcaaagcaGTCAAGTCCTGTTTGGTGTGTCTCAACTCCTACTGTCAAAATCAccttgaacaacatgaggatttttttaaaggtaagAAGCATAACTTGATGGATGCCACTGGACGGCTAAAGGAGATGATCTGCTGCAAACATGATAAACAATTAGACATCTACTGCCGTATTGACCAGCAGTGCATTTGTTATTTGTGTGGAATGGATGAACACAAAAACCATGCCACAGTAACAGCGGCAGAAGAAAGGATGGAGAAGCAG AAACAGCTGGGAAAGGCAAAGATTGAGTTCAAGAAGAGAATCCAGCAGAAGGAGAAAGAGGTTCAGGAGCTGAGAGAGACTGTGGAGTCACACAAG CGCTCTGCACTGGCAGCTGTGAAGGACAGTGAGAAGGTGTTTACTGAGCTGATCTGCTCCATTGAGAGATGCCGCTCTGAGGTGACACAGctgatcagagatcaggaaaaAGCTGCAGTGAGTCGAGCTGAAAGACTCTTGAAgcgactggagcaggagatcaaTGATCTGAAGAAGAGAGAtgctgagctggagcagctttcacacagAGATGATCACATCCTTTTCCTCCAG AGTTTTCAGTCTTTCTCTGTTCCTCCCAAATTTACGGATGTACCCATCACTTCCTCTTCTCCACTTTCTTTTGATGATGTGGCAAAATCTGTCTCCCTGCTTAGAGAAAAACTTGAGGATTTCTGCAAACAGGAGATAGAAAGGATATCTGGTAAAG TGTCATATATCCAGACAATTCCCACCCCAGACCCCAAGACCAGGGACGAATTCTTACAGT ATTCCTGTCAGTTCActctggatccaaacacagtaAATAAACGCCTTCGTCTGTCTGAAGGGAACAAAACGGCTGCTGACACAGGCACAATCCAGCAGTATCCCAATCATCCAGATAGATTTGATCATACTCTTCAGGTGTTGTGtaaagagagtgtgtgtggacgctgctACTGGGAGTTGGAGTGGAGTGGCCATGGTGTCGCTATATCAGTATCATATAAGAACATCGGGAGAAAGGAAAAAGGGTGTGTGTTTGGATTCAATCGCCAGTCATGGAGTTTGTTCTGTAGTATGTCGAGTTGCATATTTTATCATggtaaaaaacatattaaatgttCCATACCCAGCTGCTTTAaaataggagtgtatgtggatcacagtgcaggGACTCTGTCCTTTTACAACATCTCTGACACAATGACCCTCATCCACAGAGttcagaccacattcactcagccccTCTTTCCTGGGTTTTTACTCTCTTTTGGATCAACTGTAAAATTGCTCTTGTGA
- the LOC127160779 gene encoding protein mono-ADP-ribosyltransferase PARP11 isoform X2, protein MLSDEFAGLEVEDGVEYMDTSDTPWYWYYKEKCGVWHRVEDDPTGFMSSDELERYYLRNPQGVITMATTGASTQVNLKTGKTKRIKRSFQTENGFRCKCDDISPSSPAHWEDVDPKKPYQLISLRKDSSEYQKVERFVRDAGLLHDPIVSIKRIQNLDLWELFCRKKIQLMRIKGQSDIEEQMLFHGTSAKNVHSICTFNFNCRLSDKKRKAHILGKGTYFAKHASFATKYSENTSQGTKVMLLARVIVGKCKTGRQDYCTPDDDLDEKIHDSCVDNTLCPRIFVIFDSNQIYPEYVFEYRSK, encoded by the exons ATGTTGAGTGATGAGTTTGCTGGTTTGGAGGTGGAGGATGGAGTGGAATATATGGACACATCTGACACACCGTGGTACTGGTACTACAAGGAAAAATGTGGTGTTTGGCACAGGGTTGAG gaTGACCCAACTGGTTTTATGTCCAGTGATGAACTAGAGAGATATTACCTCAGAAACCCACAAGGGGTTATAACCATGGCTACTACTGGAG CAAGCACGCAAGTAAACTTAAAAACTGGGAAAACAAAGCGGATTAAACGTTCATTTCAGACTGAGAATGGATTCAG ATGCAAATGTGATGACATTTCTCCATCTTCACCTGCACACTGGGAGGATGTTGATCCCAAAAAGCCTTATCAG TTAATTTCTCTGCGGAAAGATAGCAGTGAATATCAGAAGGTGGAAAGATTTGTCAGGGATGCTGGTTTACTGCATGATCCCATTGTGTCCATCAAACGAATACAGAATTTGGATCTTTGGGAATTGTTTTGTAG GAAAAAAATCCAGTTGATGAGGATAAAAGGACAATCAGATATTGAGGAGCAAATGCTATTTCATGGCACGAGTGCAAAAAATGTGCACTCTATttgcacatttaattttaactgCAGACTATCGGACAAGAAACGAAAggcacacatattaggcaaag gAACCTACTTTGCAAAACATGCATCCTTTGCTAccaaatatagtgaaaacaccAGCCAGGGAACCAAAGTAATGCTGCTTGCCCGTGTTATTGTCGGGAAGTGCAAAACAGGCCGTCAAGATTACTGTACACCTGATGATGACCTGGATGAAAAGATACATGATAGCTGTGTAGATAATACGCTCTGTCCAaggatttttgttatttttgattcCAATCAGATATATCCAGAGTACGTGTTTGAATATCGCAGCAAATAA
- the LOC127160779 gene encoding protein mono-ADP-ribosyltransferase PARP11 isoform X1, with translation MLSDEFAGLEVEDGVEYMDTSDTPWYWYYKEKCGVWHRVEDDPTGFMSSDELERYYLRNPQGVITMATTGGQFQINFAASTQVNLKTGKTKRIKRSFQTENGFRCKCDDISPSSPAHWEDVDPKKPYQLISLRKDSSEYQKVERFVRDAGLLHDPIVSIKRIQNLDLWELFCRKKIQLMRIKGQSDIEEQMLFHGTSAKNVHSICTFNFNCRLSDKKRKAHILGKGTYFAKHASFATKYSENTSQGTKVMLLARVIVGKCKTGRQDYCTPDDDLDEKIHDSCVDNTLCPRIFVIFDSNQIYPEYVFEYRSK, from the exons ATGTTGAGTGATGAGTTTGCTGGTTTGGAGGTGGAGGATGGAGTGGAATATATGGACACATCTGACACACCGTGGTACTGGTACTACAAGGAAAAATGTGGTGTTTGGCACAGGGTTGAG gaTGACCCAACTGGTTTTATGTCCAGTGATGAACTAGAGAGATATTACCTCAGAAACCCACAAGGGGTTATAACCATGGCTACTACTGGAGGTCAGTTCCAGATTAATTTTGCAG CAAGCACGCAAGTAAACTTAAAAACTGGGAAAACAAAGCGGATTAAACGTTCATTTCAGACTGAGAATGGATTCAG ATGCAAATGTGATGACATTTCTCCATCTTCACCTGCACACTGGGAGGATGTTGATCCCAAAAAGCCTTATCAG TTAATTTCTCTGCGGAAAGATAGCAGTGAATATCAGAAGGTGGAAAGATTTGTCAGGGATGCTGGTTTACTGCATGATCCCATTGTGTCCATCAAACGAATACAGAATTTGGATCTTTGGGAATTGTTTTGTAG GAAAAAAATCCAGTTGATGAGGATAAAAGGACAATCAGATATTGAGGAGCAAATGCTATTTCATGGCACGAGTGCAAAAAATGTGCACTCTATttgcacatttaattttaactgCAGACTATCGGACAAGAAACGAAAggcacacatattaggcaaag gAACCTACTTTGCAAAACATGCATCCTTTGCTAccaaatatagtgaaaacaccAGCCAGGGAACCAAAGTAATGCTGCTTGCCCGTGTTATTGTCGGGAAGTGCAAAACAGGCCGTCAAGATTACTGTACACCTGATGATGACCTGGATGAAAAGATACATGATAGCTGTGTAGATAATACGCTCTGTCCAaggatttttgttatttttgattcCAATCAGATATATCCAGAGTACGTGTTTGAATATCGCAGCAAATAA
- the LOC127160779 gene encoding protein mono-ADP-ribosyltransferase PARP11 isoform X3 — MSLLVWRWRMEWNIWTHLTHRGTGTTRKNVVFGTGLSDELERYYLRNPQGVITMATTGGQFQINFAASTQVNLKTGKTKRIKRSFQTENGFRCKCDDISPSSPAHWEDVDPKKPYQLISLRKDSSEYQKVERFVRDAGLLHDPIVSIKRIQNLDLWELFCRKKIQLMRIKGQSDIEEQMLFHGTSAKNVHSICTFNFNCRLSDKKRKAHILGKGTYFAKHASFATKYSENTSQGTKVMLLARVIVGKCKTGRQDYCTPDDDLDEKIHDSCVDNTLCPRIFVIFDSNQIYPEYVFEYRSK, encoded by the exons ATGAGTTTGCTGGTTTGGAGGTGGAGGATGGAGTGGAATATATGGACACATCTGACACACCGTGGTACTGGTACTACAAGGAAAAATGTGGTGTTTGGCACAGGGTTGAG TGATGAACTAGAGAGATATTACCTCAGAAACCCACAAGGGGTTATAACCATGGCTACTACTGGAGGTCAGTTCCAGATTAATTTTGCAG CAAGCACGCAAGTAAACTTAAAAACTGGGAAAACAAAGCGGATTAAACGTTCATTTCAGACTGAGAATGGATTCAG ATGCAAATGTGATGACATTTCTCCATCTTCACCTGCACACTGGGAGGATGTTGATCCCAAAAAGCCTTATCAG TTAATTTCTCTGCGGAAAGATAGCAGTGAATATCAGAAGGTGGAAAGATTTGTCAGGGATGCTGGTTTACTGCATGATCCCATTGTGTCCATCAAACGAATACAGAATTTGGATCTTTGGGAATTGTTTTGTAG GAAAAAAATCCAGTTGATGAGGATAAAAGGACAATCAGATATTGAGGAGCAAATGCTATTTCATGGCACGAGTGCAAAAAATGTGCACTCTATttgcacatttaattttaactgCAGACTATCGGACAAGAAACGAAAggcacacatattaggcaaag gAACCTACTTTGCAAAACATGCATCCTTTGCTAccaaatatagtgaaaacaccAGCCAGGGAACCAAAGTAATGCTGCTTGCCCGTGTTATTGTCGGGAAGTGCAAAACAGGCCGTCAAGATTACTGTACACCTGATGATGACCTGGATGAAAAGATACATGATAGCTGTGTAGATAATACGCTCTGTCCAaggatttttgttatttttgattcCAATCAGATATATCCAGAGTACGTGTTTGAATATCGCAGCAAATAA
- the LOC127160779 gene encoding protein mono-ADP-ribosyltransferase PARP11 isoform X4, producing the protein MSLLVWRWRMEWNIWTHLTHRGTGTTRKNVVFGTGLSDELERYYLRNPQGVITMATTGASTQVNLKTGKTKRIKRSFQTENGFRCKCDDISPSSPAHWEDVDPKKPYQLISLRKDSSEYQKVERFVRDAGLLHDPIVSIKRIQNLDLWELFCRKKIQLMRIKGQSDIEEQMLFHGTSAKNVHSICTFNFNCRLSDKKRKAHILGKGTYFAKHASFATKYSENTSQGTKVMLLARVIVGKCKTGRQDYCTPDDDLDEKIHDSCVDNTLCPRIFVIFDSNQIYPEYVFEYRSK; encoded by the exons ATGAGTTTGCTGGTTTGGAGGTGGAGGATGGAGTGGAATATATGGACACATCTGACACACCGTGGTACTGGTACTACAAGGAAAAATGTGGTGTTTGGCACAGGGTTGAG TGATGAACTAGAGAGATATTACCTCAGAAACCCACAAGGGGTTATAACCATGGCTACTACTGGAG CAAGCACGCAAGTAAACTTAAAAACTGGGAAAACAAAGCGGATTAAACGTTCATTTCAGACTGAGAATGGATTCAG ATGCAAATGTGATGACATTTCTCCATCTTCACCTGCACACTGGGAGGATGTTGATCCCAAAAAGCCTTATCAG TTAATTTCTCTGCGGAAAGATAGCAGTGAATATCAGAAGGTGGAAAGATTTGTCAGGGATGCTGGTTTACTGCATGATCCCATTGTGTCCATCAAACGAATACAGAATTTGGATCTTTGGGAATTGTTTTGTAG GAAAAAAATCCAGTTGATGAGGATAAAAGGACAATCAGATATTGAGGAGCAAATGCTATTTCATGGCACGAGTGCAAAAAATGTGCACTCTATttgcacatttaattttaactgCAGACTATCGGACAAGAAACGAAAggcacacatattaggcaaag gAACCTACTTTGCAAAACATGCATCCTTTGCTAccaaatatagtgaaaacaccAGCCAGGGAACCAAAGTAATGCTGCTTGCCCGTGTTATTGTCGGGAAGTGCAAAACAGGCCGTCAAGATTACTGTACACCTGATGATGACCTGGATGAAAAGATACATGATAGCTGTGTAGATAATACGCTCTGTCCAaggatttttgttatttttgattcCAATCAGATATATCCAGAGTACGTGTTTGAATATCGCAGCAAATAA